A single Carnobacterium alterfunditum DSM 5972 DNA region contains:
- a CDS encoding V-type ATP synthase subunit C, translating to MESTDFVGANTRVRVYESSLLRNDQYERMLQASNFEEAVNLLKDTPYRNDVEELKETKNYDTLLMNELQSVYTDLFKITPNHDLIELFSLRYSYHNLKVLLKEKVTGENFESLLINIGKEPISVLRQAIETKRSNDLDEDYLISIKEATDDYEEYKNSQSIDIILDRRYFTHLRHIAEKINDAKILDIVTFYIDMNNLSTLTRAIRQKRTRNFLTTILSSSGTIPKDQLVQIGSDDLVNAGKKLAESKYKTIILASINGQTNELSPEKIDLETDNAFIDLIKAAKLEVFGPLPIIAYLYAKENEVKNLRLILVGKENNLPISAIRERMRINYVS from the coding sequence ATGGAATCAACAGACTTTGTTGGCGCAAATACACGTGTTCGTGTATATGAGAGCAGTCTCCTTAGAAATGATCAATATGAACGGATGCTACAAGCAAGTAATTTTGAAGAAGCGGTAAATTTGTTAAAAGATACTCCTTACCGAAATGATGTTGAAGAGTTAAAGGAGACTAAAAATTACGATACGCTATTGATGAATGAGTTGCAGTCTGTCTATACTGATTTATTTAAAATTACTCCTAATCATGATTTAATTGAGTTGTTTTCATTGCGCTATTCTTATCATAATTTGAAAGTTTTATTGAAAGAAAAAGTCACCGGAGAAAATTTTGAATCATTGCTTATAAATATTGGTAAAGAACCTATTTCAGTATTAAGACAAGCTATTGAAACGAAAAGATCGAATGATTTGGATGAAGATTATTTAATCAGTATCAAAGAGGCAACGGATGATTATGAGGAGTATAAAAATAGTCAATCTATCGATATCATTCTTGATCGCCGTTACTTTACTCATTTAAGACATATTGCAGAAAAGATAAACGATGCTAAAATTTTAGATATAGTAACTTTTTATATTGATATGAATAATTTATCTACTTTAACAAGAGCTATCCGTCAGAAAAGAACGCGTAATTTTTTAACAACCATTCTATCTAGCTCAGGAACGATACCGAAAGATCAACTTGTCCAAATAGGATCAGATGATTTAGTTAATGCAGGAAAAAAACTTGCCGAATCTAAATATAAAACTATTATTCTAGCGTCAATCAATGGTCAAACAAATGAATTGTCGCCTGAAAAAATAGATTTAGAAACGGATAACGCTTTTATTGATCTAATAAAAGCTGCTAAACTTGAAGTTTTTGGACCATTACCAATTATCGCTTATCTCTATGCTAAAGAAAATGAAGTGAAAAATTTAAGACTGATTTTAGTTGGCAAAGAGAATAATCTTCCAATTTCAGCTATTAGAGAAAGGATGCGAATAAACTATGTCTCATAA
- a CDS encoding V-type ATP synthase subunit F has translation MSHKIGVVGDKDSILPFKILGFDVFFASEAKEARKTVDRLASENYGVIYLTEPLGKLIPDTIKRYDELISPAIILIPNHLGSLDIGKNRIQENVEKAVGQNIL, from the coding sequence ATGTCTCATAAAATCGGTGTGGTCGGAGATAAAGATTCTATCCTACCATTTAAAATATTAGGTTTTGATGTCTTTTTCGCATCTGAAGCTAAAGAAGCTAGAAAAACGGTCGATCGTTTAGCATCAGAAAATTATGGTGTTATCTATTTGACGGAACCATTAGGCAAATTGATTCCAGATACTATAAAACGATACGATGAATTGATTTCACCCGCTATCATACTGATTCCAAATCATTTGGGATCACTAGATATCGGTAAAAACCGTATTCAAGAAAATGTTGAAAAAGCGGTTGGACAAAATATTTTATAG
- a CDS encoding V-type ATP synthase subunit A, producing the protein MKIGRIVSVSGPLVTAEGMEEANIQDICKVGKLGLIGEIIEMRGNVASIQVYEETSMIGPGEPVETTGDALSVELAPGMIAQMFDGIQRPLDKFMEKTESNYLVRGVSIEPLDRSKKWEFTPTVKIGQKVSTGDIVGSVPETKVISHKIMVPHGIEGTIKTIEQGQFTIHDTIYSIETDEGVKEFNMMQKWPVRQGRPTAKKLNPVEPMVTGQRVIDTLFPVAKGGSAAVPGPFGAGKTVVQHQIAKWADVDLVVYVGCGERGNEMTDVINEFPELIDPNTGESIMERTILIANTSNMPVAAREASIYTGITIAEYFRDMGYSVAIMADSTSRWAEALREMSGRLEEMPGDEGYPAYLGSRIAEYYERAGKVITLGSEGREGSITAIGAVSPPGGDTSEPVTQNTLRVVKVFWSLDNLLAQKRHFPSIDWLTSYSLYSNELNEYIGKSLGKDWSNMVTRTKLLLQDESELEEIVRLVGVDSLSEKDRLKLETAKMIREDFLQQNAFDDVDTYTSREKQYEMLATILNFEDEARAGMELGAYFAEIKKGTAAAREQIAKSKYFPEDQIAKFEVLRNDIKEAVHEVVSEGGMETNA; encoded by the coding sequence TTGAAAATAGGAAGAATCGTTAGTGTTTCTGGTCCTTTAGTTACTGCTGAAGGAATGGAAGAAGCAAATATTCAAGATATTTGTAAAGTCGGAAAACTAGGCTTAATCGGCGAAATTATTGAAATGCGCGGCAATGTAGCCTCTATTCAAGTTTATGAAGAAACATCCATGATTGGACCTGGGGAACCAGTTGAAACTACAGGAGATGCGTTATCTGTTGAATTAGCACCCGGAATGATCGCACAAATGTTTGATGGGATCCAACGTCCTTTAGATAAATTTATGGAAAAGACAGAAAGTAACTATTTAGTTAGAGGAGTAAGTATCGAACCGTTAGATCGTTCAAAAAAATGGGAGTTTACACCAACTGTTAAAATTGGACAAAAAGTTTCTACAGGCGATATCGTAGGTTCTGTTCCAGAGACTAAGGTTATTTCTCATAAAATCATGGTTCCACATGGTATCGAAGGAACGATAAAAACAATTGAACAAGGTCAATTTACTATCCATGATACTATTTATAGTATCGAAACGGATGAAGGCGTAAAAGAATTCAATATGATGCAAAAATGGCCTGTTCGACAAGGTCGTCCAACCGCTAAAAAGTTAAATCCAGTTGAGCCAATGGTAACAGGACAACGTGTTATTGATACACTATTTCCAGTAGCTAAAGGAGGATCAGCAGCTGTACCGGGTCCTTTTGGTGCAGGTAAAACAGTTGTTCAACACCAAATCGCTAAATGGGCTGATGTTGACTTAGTTGTTTATGTAGGTTGCGGCGAACGTGGAAATGAAATGACTGACGTAATCAATGAATTTCCAGAGCTAATTGATCCTAATACGGGTGAATCTATCATGGAAAGAACTATTTTGATTGCTAATACTTCTAATATGCCTGTTGCGGCTCGTGAAGCTTCGATTTATACAGGTATCACCATTGCCGAATATTTCCGAGATATGGGTTACAGTGTAGCTATCATGGCGGACTCAACTTCTCGTTGGGCAGAAGCTTTACGTGAAATGTCTGGTCGTTTAGAAGAAATGCCAGGGGATGAAGGTTATCCAGCATACCTAGGTAGTCGTATTGCAGAATACTATGAACGTGCAGGTAAAGTGATCACTTTAGGTTCTGAGGGACGTGAAGGCAGTATAACAGCTATTGGAGCAGTATCCCCTCCAGGAGGAGATACATCTGAACCAGTAACACAAAATACATTACGAGTAGTAAAAGTATTCTGGAGTTTGGATAATTTATTAGCTCAAAAACGTCATTTTCCATCTATTGATTGGCTAACTTCTTATTCACTATATTCTAATGAATTGAATGAATATATTGGGAAATCTTTAGGTAAAGATTGGTCAAATATGGTTACAAGAACAAAATTACTTCTGCAAGACGAATCTGAATTGGAAGAAATTGTTCGATTAGTAGGGGTAGATTCTTTATCAGAAAAAGACCGTTTGAAATTAGAAACGGCTAAAATGATTCGTGAAGATTTTCTGCAACAGAATGCTTTTGATGATGTAGATACTTATACATCAAGAGAAAAACAATACGAAATGTTGGCCACTATCTTGAATTTTGAAGATGAAGCAAGAGCTGGTATGGAACTTGGTGCTTATTTTGCTGAAATCAAAAAGGGTACGGCAGCTGCTCGTGAGCAGATTGCTAAATCTAAATACTTCCCTGAAGATCAAATTGCTAAATTTGAAGTGTTAAGAAATGACATCAAAGAGGCTGTTCATGAAGTTGTTTCAGAAGGAGGTATGGAAACAAATGCTTAA
- a CDS encoding V-type ATP synthase subunit B yields MLKEYRTINEVVGPLMAVEGVEGVKYDELVEIQMQNGEKRRGQVLEINGDKAMVQIFEGSSGINLQDTKVRFLGRPLSLDVSEDMVGRVFDGMGRVNDGGPELIPEKTLDINGEAINPMARDYPDEFIQTGISSIDHLNTLVRGQKLPVFSGSGLPHKELAAQIARQATVKNSDEKFAVVFAAIGITFEEAEFFMEDFRKTGAIDRSVMFVNLADDPAIERIATPKMALTAAEYLAYEKDMHVLVIMTDMTNYCEALREISAARREVPGRRGYPGYLYTNLATLYERAGRLVGGKGSVTQIPILTMPEDDKTHPIPDLTGYITEGQLILSRDLYNSGVQPPIDALQSLSRLKDKGTGEGKTRKDHAATMNQLFAAYAQGKQAKELAVVLGDSALSEEDKMFAEFANRFEKEYVNQGNYTNRTIDETLDLGWELLSILPRTELKRIKDDMLDEYLPKGE; encoded by the coding sequence ATGCTTAAAGAATATCGTACAATAAATGAAGTCGTAGGACCCTTGATGGCTGTTGAAGGCGTAGAAGGTGTTAAGTACGATGAGTTAGTTGAAATACAAATGCAAAATGGTGAAAAAAGACGTGGACAAGTTCTTGAAATCAATGGCGATAAAGCAATGGTTCAAATTTTTGAGGGATCAAGTGGAATCAACTTGCAAGATACTAAAGTTCGTTTTCTTGGAAGACCTTTATCTTTAGATGTTTCTGAAGATATGGTTGGACGTGTTTTTGATGGAATGGGACGCGTGAATGATGGTGGTCCAGAATTGATTCCTGAAAAAACATTGGATATCAATGGTGAAGCAATCAATCCTATGGCACGTGACTATCCAGATGAATTTATCCAAACGGGCATTTCTTCTATTGATCACTTGAATACATTGGTTCGTGGACAAAAGTTACCAGTATTTTCAGGTTCTGGTCTGCCACACAAAGAATTAGCCGCACAAATTGCTCGACAAGCTACTGTTAAAAATTCTGATGAAAAGTTTGCTGTTGTATTTGCAGCTATTGGGATCACTTTTGAAGAAGCTGAGTTCTTTATGGAAGACTTCCGTAAAACAGGAGCTATCGACCGTTCTGTTATGTTCGTTAATTTAGCAGATGATCCAGCTATTGAAAGAATCGCAACACCTAAAATGGCATTGACTGCAGCTGAATATTTGGCCTATGAAAAAGACATGCACGTATTAGTTATCATGACTGATATGACAAACTATTGTGAAGCATTGCGTGAAATTTCAGCAGCCAGACGTGAAGTTCCAGGTCGTCGTGGTTACCCAGGATATCTATATACAAACTTGGCTACCTTATATGAACGCGCTGGTCGTTTAGTAGGTGGAAAAGGATCAGTCACACAAATTCCTATTTTAACAATGCCGGAAGATGATAAAACACATCCAATTCCTGATTTAACTGGATATATCACAGAAGGTCAATTGATATTGTCACGTGATTTATATAATAGTGGTGTTCAACCTCCAATCGATGCATTGCAATCTCTTTCCCGTCTAAAAGACAAAGGAACTGGTGAAGGCAAAACGAGAAAAGATCATGCCGCTACGATGAATCAACTATTCGCTGCTTATGCCCAAGGAAAACAAGCTAAAGAATTGGCAGTTGTTCTAGGAGATTCAGCATTATCAGAAGAAGATAAAATGTTTGCAGAATTTGCGAATCGCTTTGAAAAAGAATATGTAAACCAAGGGAACTATACAAATCGTACAATTGATGAGACTCTGGATCTAGGATGGGAATTACTATCTATTCTGCCAAGAACTGAATTGAAACGAATTAAAGACGATATGTTAGACGAATACCTGCCGAAAGGGGAGTAA
- a CDS encoding V-type ATP synthase subunit D yields MVKLNVNPTRMELATLKARLSTATRGHKLLKDKQDELMRQFILLVRKNNDLRTEVEAKLTKAMQSFVMAKALLNEKFIEELIVIPPRSVSLDLYEKNIMSVKVPVMNFNYADDEESDEIFYGYLNSNSELDTSIEQMSNVMVQLLELSEIEKTCQLMANEIEKTRRRVNALEYMTIPRYEETIYFIQMKLDESERAAITRLMKVKDMG; encoded by the coding sequence ATGGTGAAATTAAATGTCAACCCTACAAGGATGGAACTAGCGACATTAAAAGCTAGACTAAGTACAGCAACTCGGGGACACAAATTATTAAAGGATAAGCAAGATGAACTGATGAGACAATTTATCTTACTAGTTCGGAAAAATAATGATTTGCGTACAGAAGTTGAAGCAAAGTTAACAAAAGCTATGCAGTCTTTCGTTATGGCAAAAGCGTTATTGAATGAAAAATTTATTGAAGAATTAATAGTTATTCCACCTAGAAGTGTCAGTCTTGACCTTTATGAAAAAAACATTATGAGTGTAAAAGTACCAGTAATGAATTTTAACTACGCGGATGATGAAGAATCAGACGAAATATTCTATGGCTACTTAAACTCTAACAGTGAGTTAGATACATCAATTGAGCAAATGTCGAATGTAATGGTGCAACTATTAGAATTATCTGAAATAGAAAAAACATGTCAATTAATGGCTAATGAAATAGAAAAGACTCGTCGTCGAGTTAATGCTCTTGAATATATGACGATTCCTCGTTATGAAGAAACCATTTATTTCATACAAATGAAATTAGATGAAAGTGAAAGAGCAGCAATCACTCGTTTAATGAAAGTTAAGGATATGGGTTAA
- a CDS encoding YdbC family protein, giving the protein MGQKFSFEIVEELAVLSENAKGWRKELNLVRWNENSPKFDIRDWSPDHEKMGKGVTLTNEELAVFKQFLNA; this is encoded by the coding sequence ATGGGTCAAAAATTTTCATTTGAGATCGTGGAAGAATTAGCTGTCCTTTCTGAGAACGCTAAAGGTTGGCGCAAAGAATTAAATTTAGTGCGTTGGAATGAGAATTCCCCTAAATTCGACATTCGTGACTGGAGTCCTGACCATGAGAAGATGGGAAAAGGCGTTACATTAACAAATGAAGAATTAGCTGTTTTTAAACAATTTTTAAATGCTTAA
- the gmk gene encoding guanylate kinase, with amino-acid sequence MTERGLLIVLSGPSGVGKGTVRQAIFESDDNDFDYSISMTTRKKRVGERDGIDYFFSTKEEFEALIESGGLLEYAEYVGNYYGTPLGYVEKTLQSGKDVFLEIEVQGALQVREKMPEGIFIFLTPPDLKELKSRIIGRGTDEMAIIEQRMAKAIEEIDLMRYYDYAVENDKVENAVRKIKQIIESEHLKVSRVIQRYKKMIEEL; translated from the coding sequence ATGACTGAACGGGGACTTTTAATTGTTCTTTCTGGACCATCTGGAGTAGGAAAAGGGACAGTAAGACAGGCAATATTTGAGAGTGACGACAATGATTTTGATTATTCAATTTCAATGACAACTCGAAAAAAAAGAGTAGGCGAAAGAGATGGAATAGATTACTTTTTCAGTACCAAAGAAGAATTTGAAGCTTTGATTGAAAGTGGAGGATTATTAGAATATGCTGAATATGTAGGAAACTACTATGGGACTCCTCTTGGATATGTTGAAAAAACGTTACAAAGCGGTAAAGACGTATTTTTAGAAATAGAAGTTCAAGGAGCCCTTCAAGTTCGTGAAAAAATGCCTGAAGGAATATTTATCTTTTTAACACCACCAGATTTAAAAGAACTAAAATCACGCATCATTGGTCGTGGAACAGACGAAATGGCTATAATCGAACAACGTATGGCAAAAGCAATTGAAGAAATTGATTTAATGCGTTATTATGACTATGCGGTTGAAAATGATAAAGTTGAAAATGCTGTAAGAAAAATCAAGCAAATTATTGAAAGTGAACACTTAAAAGTTTCACGCGTTATACAACGTTATAAAAAAATGATTGAGGAGCTGTAA
- the rpoZ gene encoding DNA-directed RNA polymerase subunit omega, with protein MMLEPSIDSLLEKIESKYSLVTLASKRAHELDGGSMPMLEKYQSHKNVGRALEEINNGDLVIDPSTVGPEE; from the coding sequence ATGATGTTAGAACCATCTATTGATAGTTTATTAGAAAAAATTGAGTCAAAGTATTCATTGGTCACACTAGCAAGCAAAAGAGCACATGAACTTGATGGAGGTTCTATGCCAATGTTAGAAAAATACCAGTCACACAAAAATGTTGGACGTGCTTTAGAAGAAATTAATAATGGCGATTTAGTTATTGATCCATCAACTGTCGGACCAGAAGAATAA
- the coaBC gene encoding bifunctional phosphopantothenoylcysteine decarboxylase/phosphopantothenate--cysteine ligase CoaBC — protein MLKGKKVVVYVTGGIAVYKAADLVRRLIKAGATVRVAMTKSATEFVTPLTFQILSKHHVYIDTFDEREGDKVSHIYLADWSDLAIVAPATANSLAKIANGIADNFVSTALLATTAPIFIVPTMNQHMLENAATIRNIQVLENDGHFIMEPDTGFLAEGYEGKGRFPDPSEIIDTIQGFLLNLEKNLPLKNQKVVITAGGTKERIDPVRYITNDSSGKMGYSLAVAARNLGAEVYLISTSKVLKTPYGVTLVSVETAEQMHQAVNAEFEKAAIVIMAAAVSDYRPSHISNKKIKKNEQEMVLRLVKNTDILATLGNQKKDQFLIGFAAETHNIQEYAKDKLIKKKADMIVANDVSKPNAGFNKDTNEVSIFMMDEEPIELTVNSKQAIAEEILAIALTKMKK, from the coding sequence TTGTTAAAAGGGAAAAAAGTAGTTGTGTATGTTACCGGAGGAATCGCAGTCTATAAAGCTGCTGATTTGGTAAGACGCTTAATAAAAGCAGGAGCTACAGTAAGAGTAGCAATGACAAAGTCTGCAACAGAATTTGTTACACCACTGACCTTTCAAATACTAAGTAAACACCATGTCTATATTGATACATTTGATGAACGCGAAGGAGATAAAGTCAGTCATATCTATTTAGCAGATTGGTCAGACTTAGCAATTGTGGCACCAGCCACAGCCAATAGTCTAGCTAAAATAGCCAATGGTATTGCTGATAATTTTGTTTCTACTGCGTTATTGGCTACGACAGCACCTATTTTTATTGTGCCTACTATGAATCAGCATATGCTTGAAAATGCAGCAACTATAAGGAATATTCAAGTGTTAGAAAATGATGGACATTTCATTATGGAACCTGACACTGGTTTTTTGGCTGAGGGATATGAAGGGAAGGGCCGCTTTCCTGATCCAAGTGAGATCATCGATACGATCCAAGGTTTTTTATTGAACTTAGAAAAGAATTTACCATTAAAAAATCAAAAAGTCGTAATAACAGCAGGTGGAACAAAAGAAAGAATCGATCCTGTTCGATATATTACAAATGATTCTTCAGGTAAAATGGGATACAGTTTAGCAGTTGCTGCACGCAATTTAGGAGCAGAAGTTTACTTGATTTCTACTTCTAAGGTACTAAAGACACCTTATGGGGTGACTTTAGTATCCGTTGAAACGGCTGAACAAATGCATCAAGCTGTAAATGCTGAGTTTGAAAAAGCCGCAATCGTTATTATGGCTGCTGCTGTATCAGATTATCGACCAAGTCATATTTCAAATAAAAAAATCAAGAAAAATGAACAAGAAATGGTTCTTCGATTAGTGAAAAATACCGATATATTAGCTACTCTAGGCAATCAGAAAAAAGATCAATTTTTAATTGGTTTCGCTGCTGAAACGCATAATATTCAAGAATATGCTAAAGATAAGCTGATAAAGAAAAAAGCTGATATGATCGTAGCTAATGATGTATCTAAACCAAATGCAGGGTTTAATAAAGATACAAATGAAGTATCTATTTTTATGATGGATGAAGAACCAATTGAATTAACAGTAAACAGTAAACAAGCAATAGCCGAAGAAATTTTAGCAATTGCGCTTACTAAAATGAAAAAATAA
- the priA gene encoding primosomal protein N' — translation MVSIAKVIVDVPTMQTNKPYDYRVPEELEQDIVQGMRVAVPFGKGTRQVQGFVVEITHSTDYEGELKPITGLMDLTAVLDEEMLLLGRAMAQKTYAFQITCYQTMLPAILKAKYEKKIRLIDEIPEDLFFKLFRGKNEISWDEAEEKAILPELIDLKKKDAVEVVYEVKNQAKTKKKRMLKANLSFEQLENEKIALGKRGPKQRLLLEVLQSLNDQTTSVSELTTNTELTAADIRVGGKKEWLSINEVEVYRDPFKNHSFKQTVSFQLNEGQEKAIIPILKAVTEERPEVFLLKGVTGSGKTEIYLQTIAQTLQNNKSALMLVPEIALTPQMVNHFKGRFGEEVAVLHSGLSVGEKYDEWRKIERGEARVVVGARSSIFAPVKNIGVIIIDEEHEATYKQDENPRYHARDVAIWRANHHHCPVILGSATPSLESRARAQKKVYTLLELPTRVNKKELPAVEIVDMREEVKQANRSSFSIVLQEKIRDRIEKKEQIVLLLNRRGYSSFVMCRDCGFVLPCPNCDISLTLHMDTKTMKCHYCGHEEKIPHTCPSCKGNKIRYYGTGTQKIEEELKDVIPEAKVIRMDVDTTRKKGAHEKLLNAFGNGEADILLGTQMIAKGLDFPNITLVGVLNADTGLGLPDFRASERTFQLLTQVSGRAGRAELTGEVIVQTFNPEHYAIQLAKEHDYDAFYKKEMSMRRRGNYPPYFYTILITTSHEEELAAAKKMQQIVQFIKPQLQPETIMLGPTPKAVARMNNRYYYQTIIKYKSEPHLKAVLQTVLMESQKEMAKGLQIAIDSEPMNFI, via the coding sequence GTGGTTTCAATTGCTAAAGTAATTGTGGATGTTCCAACAATGCAAACGAACAAGCCTTATGATTATCGTGTTCCAGAAGAACTCGAGCAAGATATTGTTCAAGGAATGCGTGTGGCAGTTCCTTTTGGTAAGGGAACAAGACAAGTCCAAGGCTTTGTTGTAGAGATTACTCACTCAACAGATTATGAAGGCGAGTTAAAGCCTATTACGGGCTTAATGGATCTAACGGCAGTTCTTGACGAAGAAATGCTGTTGTTAGGAAGAGCAATGGCTCAAAAGACTTACGCTTTTCAAATAACATGTTACCAAACAATGTTGCCGGCTATTTTAAAAGCAAAATATGAAAAGAAGATCCGATTGATCGATGAGATACCTGAAGACCTATTTTTTAAATTATTCAGAGGGAAAAATGAAATCAGTTGGGATGAAGCTGAAGAGAAAGCTATCTTGCCTGAGCTCATTGATTTGAAGAAAAAAGATGCAGTCGAAGTCGTTTATGAAGTGAAAAATCAAGCAAAGACCAAAAAGAAAAGAATGCTCAAAGCTAATTTATCCTTTGAACAATTAGAAAATGAAAAAATCGCTTTAGGAAAAAGAGGTCCTAAACAACGGTTACTTTTAGAAGTTTTGCAGTCGCTAAATGATCAAACAACTAGTGTGAGCGAACTCACTACAAATACGGAACTTACGGCAGCAGATATTCGGGTAGGCGGAAAGAAAGAGTGGTTATCGATTAATGAAGTCGAAGTTTATCGTGATCCATTTAAAAATCATTCGTTTAAACAGACGGTGTCTTTCCAACTGAATGAGGGACAAGAAAAGGCGATAATTCCTATCCTGAAAGCCGTAACTGAGGAGCGACCTGAAGTATTCTTGTTAAAGGGAGTGACTGGCAGCGGTAAAACTGAAATTTATTTACAGACCATTGCTCAAACACTTCAAAATAATAAAAGTGCTTTGATGTTGGTGCCTGAAATAGCTTTGACTCCTCAAATGGTCAATCATTTTAAAGGTCGATTCGGAGAAGAAGTAGCCGTACTGCACAGTGGTTTATCTGTTGGTGAAAAATATGATGAGTGGCGAAAAATTGAACGTGGCGAAGCACGTGTGGTAGTAGGTGCCCGTTCATCTATTTTTGCACCGGTTAAAAATATCGGAGTCATCATTATTGATGAAGAACATGAAGCAACGTATAAGCAAGATGAAAATCCTAGATATCATGCTAGAGATGTAGCAATTTGGAGAGCGAATCACCATCATTGTCCAGTCATTTTGGGAAGTGCTACGCCGTCATTAGAATCAAGAGCTAGAGCTCAAAAAAAAGTCTATACACTTTTGGAATTGCCGACTCGAGTCAATAAAAAAGAATTACCTGCTGTTGAGATCGTGGACATGAGAGAAGAAGTCAAACAAGCAAACCGCAGTAGTTTTTCAATTGTTTTACAAGAAAAAATTCGTGATCGGATAGAAAAAAAAGAACAAATCGTTTTGTTATTGAATCGACGTGGCTATTCTTCGTTCGTTATGTGCCGGGATTGCGGATTTGTTCTGCCTTGTCCAAATTGTGATATCTCACTGACACTGCATATGGATACTAAGACAATGAAATGCCATTATTGTGGTCATGAGGAAAAAATACCGCATACTTGTCCAAGCTGCAAAGGAAATAAAATTCGGTATTATGGTACTGGAACACAAAAAATCGAAGAAGAGCTAAAAGATGTCATACCAGAAGCAAAAGTGATCCGAATGGATGTTGATACAACAAGAAAAAAAGGGGCACATGAAAAATTACTAAACGCTTTTGGAAATGGCGAAGCAGATATTTTATTAGGAACACAAATGATTGCAAAAGGGTTAGATTTTCCAAATATTACACTTGTTGGTGTTCTGAATGCCGATACAGGATTAGGTTTGCCCGATTTTAGAGCCAGTGAGCGGACATTTCAGCTGTTAACACAAGTAAGTGGACGTGCCGGGAGAGCTGAATTGACCGGTGAAGTAATTGTTCAGACCTTTAATCCTGAACATTATGCGATCCAGCTGGCCAAAGAGCACGATTACGACGCATTTTACAAAAAAGAGATGTCAATGAGGCGTCGCGGAAACTATCCACCTTATTTTTATACGATTCTGATCACGACTAGTCACGAAGAAGAACTTGCAGCAGCGAAAAAAATGCAACAAATCGTTCAATTCATTAAACCACAATTACAGCCTGAAACAATCATGTTAGGTCCAACGCCAAAAGCGGTTGCCCGCATGAATAATCGCTATTATTATCAAACAATCATTAAGTACAAGAGTGAACCACATTTAAAAGCAGTTTTACAAACGGTTTTAATGGAATCTCAAAAAGAAATGGCTAAAGGTTTGCAAATTGCGATTGACTCTGAGCCGATGAATTTCATTTAA
- the def gene encoding peptide deformylase gives MSVLSILKYPDPMLTTPTKEVDGITDEIIQLLEDMYETMVASDGIGIAAPQVNSNLRLAIVEIDEESGLFEMINPRIIHSTGETIDVEGCLSFPEIYGTIKRADTIVLRYYDRNGDEYEVEADDYLSRAFQHELEHLDGKLFTDKIIQKIKPEDLETYMEANLE, from the coding sequence ATGTCTGTATTATCAATTCTAAAATACCCTGATCCAATGCTTACTACTCCTACAAAAGAAGTAGATGGAATTACAGATGAAATTATTCAATTATTAGAGGATATGTATGAAACAATGGTTGCCAGTGATGGAATTGGGATTGCAGCCCCGCAAGTAAACAGCAATCTTAGACTAGCGATAGTAGAAATTGATGAAGAATCGGGATTGTTTGAAATGATCAATCCACGTATCATACACTCAACAGGAGAGACAATCGATGTAGAAGGCTGCTTGAGCTTTCCAGAAATATATGGAACAATAAAAAGAGCAGATACAATTGTTTTAAGATACTATGATCGTAATGGGGACGAATATGAAGTAGAAGCAGATGACTACCTCTCACGTGCTTTTCAGCATGAGTTAGAACACTTAGATGGCAAGTTGTTTACTGATAAAATTATTCAAAAAATCAAACCAGAAGATTTAGAAACTTATATGGAGGCGAATTTAGAATGA